The genomic segment GTAGTGGCGCTCCACGCCGCGCTTCTTGCGGTGCAGGGCGGGTACCAGGCGGCGGTCATGGCGCCCACCGAGGTCCTCGCCAACCAGCATTTCCTGACGTTGAGCGCCCTGCTCGAGCCCCTTGGGATGGCTTCCGGCAAAACTCCGCCCAAGGTCGAGCAGATGGATCTTTTCGACGAGCCGGCCGACGAAGGGCCTGCGGTGGCCGACTTCGACAACTCCGGCCAGATCGTGCTGCTCACCGGCAGCGTCGGCGCGGCCAAACGCCGGGAGGCCCTCAAGCGCATTGCCGACGGCTCCGCCGGCATCGTCGTCGGCACCCATGCGCTGATCCAGGAGGGCGTGGACTTCGCCAACCTGGGCATGGTGGTGGTCGACGAGCAGCATCGCTTCGGCGTCAGGCAGCGCGTAGCGCTCAGGGACAAGACCTCGGGGGACTCGGCGCCGGACGTCCTGATCATGACCGCCACGCCCATCCCCCGAACCCTTGCCTTCACCCTTTACGGGGACCTGGAGGTCAGCATCCTGGACGAGCTCCCGAAGGGCCGGAAGCCTGTGAAGACGCAGATCGTGAGCGAGTCGGAGCGCCAGAAGGCGTACGACCTGGTGCGGGCCGAGGTCCAGGCCGGCCGCCAGGCGTACGTGATCACCCCGCTGGTCGACGAGTCGGACAAGCTCGACGTGAAGTCTGCAGAGGCTGAGGCGAAGCGGCTGGCCACCGACGTGTTCCCCGACCTTCGGGTCGGCATGATGCACGGCCGGATGAAGGCGGTGGCCAAAGAGAAAGTGATGTCCGAGTTCCGGCGGGGTGAGGTCGATGTCCTGATCTCTACGACCGTGGTGGAGGTCGGCGTGGACGTGCCGAACGCCACGGTGATGTTGATCGAGGATGCCGACCGGTTCGGGCTCTCGCAGCTGCACCAGCTGCGGGGGCGTATCGGGCGGGGCAAGCACGCGTCGACCTGCCTGTTGCTCTCCAGCGTCGTGGACAACGAGGAGGCCGACCCGGTGACCGTCGAGCGGCTGAAGGTCGTGGCCTCCAGCAACGACGGCTTCGTGCTGGCGGAAAAAGACCTCGAGCTCCGGGGAACCGGCTCGGTCCTCGGCGGCCGCCAGTCCGGTTACTCGGACCTGAAGCTCACCCACCTCATGAAGGACCTTGCGGTGCTGCAGGCCGCCCGGAAGGAGGCGTTCAGCCTGATCGACGAGGACCCTCAGCTGTTGCGCCACCCGAAGCTGAAGCTGGAGATGTCGGGCCGCTACGCCGACCGCCTCGACTGGCTGATGCGGTCCTAGTGGTGCACTTTTGAGAGTTATTGCCGGCAGCGCCCGGGGGCGCAAGCTGAAGTCGGTTGACGACCTCGGCGTGCGTCCGACCACCGACCGGTTGAAGGAGTCGCTGTTCGCCACGCTCGGCCCCGGCATCCGGGGTAAGCGGGTGCTGGATCTGTACGCCGGCTCGGGCGGGCTGGGCATCGAGGCCCTTTCCCGGGGGGCTGAACACGCCACCTTCGTCGAGGCGGACCAGGCGGCTGCGGCGATGATCGACGCCAACCTGGCCACCACCGGCCTGGCCGAGCAGGCGCAGGTGATCCGCCAGCGGGCCGAGCGGTTCGCCGAAGGGAACCGGTTCGGGAGCCAGACGGTGTTCGACGTGGTCCTCGCCGACCCGCCGTACGAAACCGGCATCCCCGCCGAGGTCCTGCAGGCGCTGGCCGCCGGCGGCCGCCTGGCGGAGGATGCGATGGTGGTACTGGAGGTGTCCTCCCGCCTGCAGAACCTCGACCCTCCCGTGGGATACCGTTTGCTGGACGCCCGCAAGTACGGAGACTCCAAGCTGCTGTACCTGAAGCAAGAAAAAGGAGAGTAGATATTGGCCGTAGCCATCTGTCCCGGTTCGTTCGACCCGCCGACCAACGGGCACGTAGACGTCATCCAGCGCGCCGCCCGGCACTTTGAGCGGGTGGTCGTCTCGGTCTCAGTGAACCCGGCCAAGACGCCGATGCTGACGGCCGAGGAGCGGGTAGCCCTGCTCCGGGAGGTCCTGGCCCACATGGACAACGTGCAGGTCGAGGCCTACGAGGGGCTGCTGGTCGACCTGGCCCGGGAACGCAATGCGGGCGTCATCGTGAAGGGCTTAAGGGCACTGTCGGATGTCGAGCGGGAGATCCAGATGGCCCAGATGAACGCCGGGCTCTACGAGGGGGTGGACACCTTTTTCGTCACCACCGACCCACGCTGGAGCTTCGTCTCTTCGAGCGGGGTCAAGGAGGTGGCGGCGTACGGCGGGGACGTCAGCGGGCTCGTCCCCGAAGCGGTAAACCGCCTGCTCAAGTCACGGTATCAGGGCAGAGGCCACTAGCCCCAAGCGACCTCCGCCCCAACCGTTCTCGTCGTCTCAGGCCCGCACCTGGTCAAAAGAAGCCCTTGGAAGGGTAATTCGTGCCAGGTCCGGGCCCAAGGCCGAGATCTTCAAAACGTTGGATGGGATATTCCCTGGTTGTGGTGAGCTAAACACTTCGGGGAGAATTCCAGGCGGGGAAAACATGCGTTCCGTGAGCGAAGGGTCTAGTCTGTAGCCATGGGTCTTTTAGAAGATATCGACTCGGTCATTGCCGAAGTGCGCGAGGCAAAACCGGTACCTCTTTCAGCCTCAGCGATGATCAACAAGAAGGCCCTTCTAGGGAAACTGGAGCGGATCCGGCGCAACGCACCGGACGAGCTGCACCAGGCCCGGTACGTGATGCAGGACCGGGACGGCCTCATGACCGGAGCTCAGGCTGAGATTGAGCAGCTGCGCGCCCAGGTCTACGCCGAGCGAGACAAGCTGGTCTCCCGGACCGAGATCGTGGCTGCCGCCAGCAGGGAAGCCGACAAGATCATCGAGGAGTCCCGCAAGCGGGCCCGTCAGATCAGGGTCGAGGCCGAGGACTACGTGGACGCCAAGCTGGCCGGCTTCGAGGTCGTCCTGCAGAAGACGCTGGGCGCAGTAACCCGCGGCCGGGAGTCCCTCAGGGGACGGCTGGATGTGGCGGGGCAGCAGGTGCCGACGGACTCTCCGGGCGAGCTGACCGACCCCCGGATCGACCTACGGAGCACCGGCTCAATCAATCGCGTTTAATCTAGAAGTGTCCCGGAAAGCATCCGGAGCCCAAACCGGCGCGTCTTTGATAACCTAGGACGCGCCCTCCCCAAGGCGGCCAACACTCATGCACTGGTTGCAAATCGATGTTTCAGACCTGGCCGGCAGGTACGACGCCACCAGGGAGGTTGAATCTTCGGGGCCCGTCGAGGGTTTTCGCAGCGGTCTCGGCTGGATTGAGGACGGCGACTTAGTTCACGTCAAGCTGCAGCTGCGAAGCGTCACCGACGGGATCGAAGCAACCGGGGAGGTCTGGGGAAGGCTGCATCTGAGCTGTTCCAGGTGCCTGGTTGAGTACGAGCAGGATTTTCGGTTGGACGTGGACGAGAAGTTCTACTTCGAACCCACCCAGGCCGAGTTGAAGGAAGGCTACGAGGTACGGGACCAGGTCATAGACCTGGAGCCGATGTTGAGGGACGTGATTGTCCTCAGCATCCCCATGCGGCCCGTCCATGCTGAGGATTGCAAAGGACTGTGCCCGGTGTGCGGTGCCGATTTGAACGTGTCGGACTGTAAACACGCCGAGCAGGAGGTGGATGCTCGCTGGGCGCCGCTGCAAAGCCTGATGGCGTCGCAATCGGGTGGAGATGACGAAGAAGTGGAGAAATAGATGCCCGTACCAAAGAGAAAGAAGTCCCGCTCTACCACCCGCCACCGCAAGTCACAGTGGAAGCTGTACGTGCCGGGCAAGTCGACCTGTCCGCAGTGCCACGCGCCGAAGGCATCCCACCGGGTGTGCGGCAAGTGTGGTCACTACGACGGGCGTGAGGTAGTCGAGGTCGACTAGAGGTTCTTGAGCTCGTCTGCGATGGATCCCGCCGAACAAACCGGGCCCGTCGCGTCTGCACTTCTGTCGCGCCTCGGTCTTGCGACCGCCGAGACCCCCCTTCTCGCCATGGCGCTGGCTCACCGCTCCTTCGCGTTCGAGCGTAAGGGCGCGCCGAACAACGAGCGGCTCGAGTTCCTGGGCGACGCCGTCCTCGGGCTGGTCATCACCGACCTGATCTTCCGCTCGTTCCCCGAACTGGCCGAGGGCGATCTGGCCAAGCTGCGGTCCAGCACGGTCAACATGGCCGTGCTCGCCGATGTCGCTCGCTCCGTCGGGCTGGGGGAGGAGCTGCTGCTCGGAAAGGGCGAGGAGCTCTCCGGGGGCCGCGACAAGGACTCGATACTGGCCGACGCATTCGAGGCGGTTCTCGGCGCCCTCTATCTGGACTGCGGCCTGGAGGAGACGGCGCCGGTCATCGAGCGGCTTTTCTCCGCCCACATCCACGAATTGGTCGACCGGGGCGTGGTTCGTGACTTCAAGACCAGCCTGCAGGAGCGGTCGGTCCAGCAGATGGGGGCGATGCCGGAGTACCGCGTGTCGTCCACCGGGCCGGACCACGACAAACGGTTCGAGGCCGAGGTCTTCCTGAAGGGCACGTTCATGGGGACCGGAACCGGAAGGTCGAAAAAGCAGGCGGAGCAGGCATCCGCCAAAGAGGCGCTGGACGCGCTTTCGGAGCAGGCCGCTCCCGGCGATGCCGGAACTCCCTGAAGTTGAGGTCATCCGCCGGGACCTGGTTCAAGAGGTAGTCGGCCGCACTATCGCCCGGGCGGAGGTCCGGGACATCCCCAACTCGCCGCGGGTTATCCGAAGGCACCCGGCCCCACCCGAGTTCGCAGGGCCGCTGGAGGGCCGCACCATCGCCCGACTGGAGCGCCGGGGCAAGTACCTGCTGTTCCACCTGGACGACCACCTGGTGCTGGTCGTTCACCTCGGCATGTCGGGGCAGCTGATCCTGAGCGACGCCGGCCGGCCGTTCGGCGCCCACACCCACGTGGTGCTTCATTTCTCCGGTGGGGGCGAGCTGCGCTACGTCGACCCCCGGACGTTCGGCGAGATGTTCGTCACCGAGGAGAGCGACCTCGGGGAGATCCCGGAGCTTGCCCGCCTGGGGAGGGACCCGGTTACCGGCGACCTTCCGATCGACTACCTCTCGTCGACCTTCGCCCGGCGCAAGACCCGGATCAAGCCGCTGCTGATGGACCAGACCTTTATCTGCGGTCTGGGGAACATCTACTCCGACGAGGTGCTGTTCCTGGCGGGCATCCGGCACGACCGGCCGACCTCCGCGGTGACCGAGCCCGAGGTGAGGCTGCTTCACGAAGCGATCCCAATGGTGCTCCGTGAGTCGATCGAGAGCCGGGGCTCCTCCATCGCCGACGAGCAGTACCGGGACCCCTACGGCGAGGTCGGCAGCTACCAGAACCGCCTTCGCGTCTACGGCCGCGAGGCCCAGCCCTGTGTCAAGTGCGGGACCCCCATCGAGAGGGCCCGCTGGAGCAATCGCTCCACGTTTTTCTGCCCGAAATGCCAGGTGTGACGGCAGTTTAGGCAGGCTCTTCCAAGGGTACCTCTTCAAAAGCTCTTCAAGTCACGGAGAGCCAACCCAAAGTCAACCTCGTGCCCGGCTTTGCCGCGCCCGGCTTTGATCCAAGGAGGGTCTATGAGGACGAGTCGATATTCAGATTCCGGGGGGCGGCCTCTGCGCTCTTCCGCCGGACTTCGCCGTGACGGCGACCCCGCCGAGATGGCGGAGCGGTACGTTCACACTCCGGAAACCAAGGAGTTCTTCAGGACGAGCGAGTTCCTGCTCTGGCTGCTCGCAGTAGTCGGCGTCTTTATCGCTTCCGCCGCCAACGAGGAGTTCGACTCCCCGTCGGCCTGGACGGTTATTACTGCGGTGACCACCGGTTACATCGTCAGCCGGGGAATCGCAAAGGCGGGAACACCTCGGGGTTGGACCGACCAGTACTGGTCGCCCGATGCCCGAGCCGGTTACCCGGAAGCGGCGGCGTCGCGCCTGGACCCCGGTGACTCGACCCTGGACCTGGGCGACGTCCGCCGCAACCCCGCCCGTGCTGCCGACGAGGCGGCCGACCGGTTCATGGAGGAGGTACGCACGCCGGAAACCAAGGAGTTCTTCAGGACCTCCGAATTTCTGATGTGGCTCCTGGGTGTGGTCGGCGTTCTGATCGCCTCCGCCTACGAGGACGGCTTCGGCACGGGCCCGGCCTGGGTCCT from the Actinomycetota bacterium genome contains:
- the recG gene encoding ATP-dependent DNA helicase RecG, which gives rise to MKPSLLLYAPPHLHIPVTTLRGLGDTHAAALAESKFAIKSIQDLLQHYPRRHLDFTDSKPIKEAREGDELTIIGEIRKANTPPQMRGRKIPHKYALYDGTSHIWLTFFNQPWRAKDLRVGTRIAAKGKVSVYRGSRQMNSPMVDILREAGDAMTIVPVYPAFGDISSQKLRGWIKSALAQYPLEDPLPQALLDRNGLIQRTRALSDYHFPKEMSHKWVARKRLVFDELFVLQIGLAFRKHRIEAETLGIAHNTGPGLADQFLEALPFKPTRAQARSIEEIRSDMGRTTPMHRLLQGEVGSGKTVVALHAALLAVQGGYQAAVMAPTEVLANQHFLTLSALLEPLGMASGKTPPKVEQMDLFDEPADEGPAVADFDNSGQIVLLTGSVGAAKRREALKRIADGSAGIVVGTHALIQEGVDFANLGMVVVDEQHRFGVRQRVALRDKTSGDSAPDVLIMTATPIPRTLAFTLYGDLEVSILDELPKGRKPVKTQIVSESERQKAYDLVRAEVQAGRQAYVITPLVDESDKLDVKSAEAEAKRLATDVFPDLRVGMMHGRMKAVAKEKVMSEFRRGEVDVLISTTVVEVGVDVPNATVMLIEDADRFGLSQLHQLRGRIGRGKHASTCLLLSSVVDNEEADPVTVERLKVVASSNDGFVLAEKDLELRGTGSVLGGRQSGYSDLKLTHLMKDLAVLQAARKEAFSLIDEDPQLLRHPKLKLEMSGRYADRLDWLMRS
- the rsmD gene encoding 16S rRNA (guanine(966)-N(2))-methyltransferase RsmD, with product MRVIAGSARGRKLKSVDDLGVRPTTDRLKESLFATLGPGIRGKRVLDLYAGSGGLGIEALSRGAEHATFVEADQAAAAMIDANLATTGLAEQAQVIRQRAERFAEGNRFGSQTVFDVVLADPPYETGIPAEVLQALAAGGRLAEDAMVVLEVSSRLQNLDPPVGYRLLDARKYGDSKLLYLKQEKGE
- the coaD gene encoding pantetheine-phosphate adenylyltransferase; translated protein: MAVAICPGSFDPPTNGHVDVIQRAARHFERVVVSVSVNPAKTPMLTAEERVALLREVLAHMDNVQVEAYEGLLVDLARERNAGVIVKGLRALSDVEREIQMAQMNAGLYEGVDTFFVTTDPRWSFVSSSGVKEVAAYGGDVSGLVPEAVNRLLKSRYQGRGH
- a CDS encoding DUF177 domain-containing protein, with the translated sequence MHWLQIDVSDLAGRYDATREVESSGPVEGFRSGLGWIEDGDLVHVKLQLRSVTDGIEATGEVWGRLHLSCSRCLVEYEQDFRLDVDEKFYFEPTQAELKEGYEVRDQVIDLEPMLRDVIVLSIPMRPVHAEDCKGLCPVCGADLNVSDCKHAEQEVDARWAPLQSLMASQSGGDDEEVEK
- the rpmF gene encoding 50S ribosomal protein L32, which gives rise to MPVPKRKKSRSTTRHRKSQWKLYVPGKSTCPQCHAPKASHRVCGKCGHYDGREVVEVD
- the rnc gene encoding ribonuclease III, whose amino-acid sequence is MSSSAMDPAEQTGPVASALLSRLGLATAETPLLAMALAHRSFAFERKGAPNNERLEFLGDAVLGLVITDLIFRSFPELAEGDLAKLRSSTVNMAVLADVARSVGLGEELLLGKGEELSGGRDKDSILADAFEAVLGALYLDCGLEETAPVIERLFSAHIHELVDRGVVRDFKTSLQERSVQQMGAMPEYRVSSTGPDHDKRFEAEVFLKGTFMGTGTGRSKKQAEQASAKEALDALSEQAAPGDAGTP
- the mutM gene encoding bifunctional DNA-formamidopyrimidine glycosylase/DNA-(apurinic or apyrimidinic site) lyase, whose translation is MPELPEVEVIRRDLVQEVVGRTIARAEVRDIPNSPRVIRRHPAPPEFAGPLEGRTIARLERRGKYLLFHLDDHLVLVVHLGMSGQLILSDAGRPFGAHTHVVLHFSGGGELRYVDPRTFGEMFVTEESDLGEIPELARLGRDPVTGDLPIDYLSSTFARRKTRIKPLLMDQTFICGLGNIYSDEVLFLAGIRHDRPTSAVTEPEVRLLHEAIPMVLRESIESRGSSIADEQYRDPYGEVGSYQNRLRVYGREAQPCVKCGTPIERARWSNRSTFFCPKCQV